The window ATTACATCAATTTATATATGTCCGCAAGTACACAAGGAACAAGCTTGGCAAGAAATAAAAGAGATGTCTGAATAAGGATGGAATGTGTTGCGCTATAATAGGAATAAAGAGGGGGATCCAACCAGATGagaggggaataaagagggcgatccATAGAGCAGGGATCTCGTGCCCAACATCCAGCTCGGAGAGGAGATCCTACCGGAGGAGGCGATCCAACCAGATGAGAGGAGAATGGGTCTCCGCGCCTCAATCCGGCCAGAaggagccgccgctgccgccgccgccgacggagcATGCTATGCTCAGAGATGGGAGGGGGCAGGTTAGACATCTAGATTGGgctgggggaggggaggggagggagcgGCGAGGATGGTGGTGGTCGCCTCCGGTGCGAGGCGAGGtcaggcggcggggtgggctgcGGCGGGGGCGATGCAGCATATGCTCGGGACACTTTTTTTGATCACGAATCGTTATTCAATTAGGACGTGACTGCGGGTTGAATACTTAAAGGccacgacggtgaacccggagacccaatccgtgctttattattagggagagattaggTACCACAGGCAAATAATGGAGGTCTTTCATTTGGTAAAATAGGTTATTTACAATTTCTCCCTCTTGCCTTCCGCGTGTTGGACACATGATTTCTTCTCAACACCAGCATCAATGGctgctaagagcatctacaaccatacATACCTAATATGAGTTGCCAAAAGCCCGCGGACAATGGCCGGGCATACCCCAATTTCCATGTCCAACAACCATAGTAGCCATTTCATGATAACTAGTTCCATTGAAAACCATGCCACGGCATGATATACATACAACTTCTACTACAACTACACAACTGAGAATCCTCGCCGGGCATGCTGAGGAAGTTGGTGCCGGAGTCGCCGGTCTCGTGGTCATTGGCGGTCGGGCACACCTCCGGCTCGTCGTCCTCCACAAACTCGGTGAAGATCTCGACGATCTCCTGCTTCCGGCGGCGGAGGAAGGGGTGGTTGCCCTCCACCTCGTACTCCGACCCAAAGGACTCATGGAGCGCCTGCTGCTGCGCCAAGTGGTCCACCTGGGCCGAATCGAACTCCGCCATGACATTGTCCATGTCGAAGCCTGCAGGCTCTAGCTCGTCCTCTGCCGCCTTCTCCGGCCGCTCCTTCTCCATGTCCTTCTCCGTCGTCTCTGGCTCCTTCTCCTGGCGTCAGACAAGCTGGAGTATAGTTGAAGACTTGGAATACATTTTAAAATGACTAGTGAGATGTCACCCATGTTTTTTTTTGCCAAACCTGTATTCGATCAAAAGAAAGTCACATATGTAGTCCATGTTCTATCGTTCTTCATATCctggaatttatttatttatttccataCATATTTCATTCGCAAAATATTGAAGATCCATAAACTACGCCTATCTCTTTCTTTTGGAAAAAACAACCAATGtactccatctgttcctaaatataagacgtttagGCAGCTCAATTTGAGCGGAGGGAGTATTATTATTGGACAATTGAGGTTTTACTCATAAATGTCATGTCTTATTCCAGGTACCAGGAGGGCCGTCACAAAGATTATGATAGTAGGTATGCTAAAACTTTCACCTTCTTTTCACAAACAGAGGATTTAAATACCAGTAGTCCACTAATAGTGTTTTTCTATGGTGAAATAGTAAATTGAAAATTTATCATGCCTATAATCATTAAAAATTGATTCTAAATTTAAAGTTAAGACAAACAGCTCTCAGTTTGtgcataagggcatctccaaagaAGACCCTCAAACCTCCGGTATATGTCGAGATTATAATGTCTGAGCAACTTTTGTCATCCAATGGGGACCCTTGTTCCGCGGAGCGGTCTAGACGTCTGTTTTCTCGTAAACTAGAAggaagttgtgtgtgtgtgtggttggggGGGGGCGCTATGCGGGAGCTCGGACATCCACTTTACCAACAAAAAACAACCACGTGGtcctcatctctttttctttttggaGGAAAGGCCATCATGGCTACCTTTATTAACTTAAAAAACAGTTACATTGTTTACTAGTTGGCAAATTAAGAACCCAGGAGGCTCATTAGTCCAACTATCATCACACTTATTACGAAAACTGAAATTAGCTAGCTCATGTGCTACAGAATTTGCATCACGAAAACAATGCTTGAAGATGACCTTTCCTACTAACGTTGCCAAAATCTATGCATTCTGCAGAAATCGCTGCTGCTAGATCCCACCATTGGTTCCGTCCTTGGCAATAATTCACCACAGCGAGAGAATCAGACTCCGCTTCAATCCTACTAAAGCCAATAGCATTTGCCAAAACTAGACCGTCACGCATAGCCATTTCTTCCACTGTCATCACATCCTCTGCGTTCTGAATAAATTTGCATTGTGCTGCTAAAAGCGCCCTTTCTCATCTCTCAAGACAGCCCCTGTCGTGCCTGACCCTTCTTCGGCTTGGAACGTGGTcctcctctcttttctctctctccctttcccctctctcctttcAACCGGACACCACACACACATATCCACCAAAAGCAACCACATGCAAAGTTGAGACAAGCAGCTCTCGGTCTGtgcataagggcatctccaaagaAGACCCTCAAAGCTCTGGTATATGTCTAGATTATAATTTTCAGTCAAATTTTGTCNNNNNNNNNNNNNNNNNNNNNNNNNNNNNNNNNNNNNNNNNNNNNNNNNNNNNNNNNNNNNNNNNNNNNNNNNNNNNNNNNNNNNNNNNNNNNNNNNNNNNNNNNNNNNNNNNNNNNNNNNNNNNNNNNNNNNNNNNNNNNNNNNNNNNNNNNNNNNNNNNNNNNNNNNNNNNNNNNNNNNNNNNNNNNNNNNNNNNNNNNNNNNNNNNNNNNNNNNNNNNNNNNNNNNNNNNNNNNNNNNNNNNNNNNNNNNNNNNNNNNNNNNNNNNNNNNNNNNNNNNNNNNNNNNNNNNNNNNNNNNNNNNNNNNNNNNNNNNNNNNNNNNNNNNNNNNNNNNNNNNNNNNNNNNNNNNNNNNNNNNNNNNNNNNNNNNNNNNNNNNNNNNNNNNNNNNNNNNNNNNNNNNNNNNNNNNNNNNNNNNNNNNNNNNNNNNNNNNNNNNNNGGCTATGTGGTCCTCCTCTTttgctctctctcccctctctcctccCAACACCACACACACATATTCACTAAAAGCAAGCACATGCACGAtccctcctctcctctctcctCTGAGCCGGACAAACGGAGTTTTTTGTGATTAAGGGTTGGATGGCTCCCGCGTCACTCTCAATGGACTAGTCCCCACCGTTCCGCGGACAGATACGGTGTTCGATTTAGAGGTCAGACTTAGAGATGCCCTGATGCAAGAATTTATGGAATTTAGCTTGTTAATACTTTTGCCACCACACAACGTCGCATAAAGAGAAATTTAAACTACTGATGATCTTGGAAACTTAATTACTATACTATAGCCTCTAGTTTACAAAAGGAACTAACATATGCTTTCTTCTCAGTTTTGACATCATCAGTTGCGACCTTGCTATTCTCGTGTATTTATGTGCTGATATGGCATAGAAAAGGAAGAAGACTATGGTTTCTCCTTTGCAAGAAGACTAGCGGAAACAATGAAAATAATTACGAGGCCATGATTGCATCGTATGGATCCCTAGCTCCAAAACGATACACGTACTCAGAGGTAATGAAGATAACATCCTCTCGCAGCAATGAGCTTGGAAAAGGTGGTTATGGTGTGGTTTTCAAAGGAACCCTACTTGATGGCCGTCTAGTAGCAGTGAAATTCTTGCATGAATGCAAAGGAAACGGGGGCGAGTTTGTGAATGAGGTTATGAGCATTGGCAGGACTTCTCATGTAAATGTTGTTAGCTTGTTTGGGTTCTGTTTGGAGGGATCAAAACGAGCTCTTATATATGAGTACATGTCCAACAATTCCTTGGATAAGTTCATTTACTCAGAGGACCCCAAGGAAATTTTAGGATGGGATAAGCTCTATGTAATAGCAATCGGGATTGCTCGTGGCCTCGAATACTTGCACCATAGTTGTAATACACGCATCGTACATTTCGACATCAAGCCACAAAATATCCTTCTAGACAAGGATTTTAGCCCCAAAATTGCTGATTTTGGTCTAGCTAAATTGTGTCATACAAAAGAAAGCAAGGTTTCAATGACCGGTGCTAGAGGAACAATTGGATTCATCGCTCCAGAAGTTCACTCTCGAATCTTCGGAGTGGTTTCAACCAAGTCAGATGTttatagttatggaatgatgctgtTGGAGGTGGTCGGAGGAAGGAGAAACGTAAAATCATTTGTTGCAAAGTCCAGCGAAAAGTATTTCCCAGATTGGATTTATGACCATTTTGCTCAGGACGAAGGTTTGCAAGCATGTGCTATAACAAGTGAAACTGCGGAGGTAGCAAGAAAAATGACCTTAGTGGGATTGTGGTGCATACAAGTATTACCTATATATCGCCCTACTATAACAAGAGTTCTTGAAATGTTCGAGAGAAGCTTAGATGAGCTGGACATGCCACCAAAGCAAAACTTCGGTGAACTAGTGTGAGATATTTCTCCCATATTAttgttttgttgtttttctttGAAA is drawn from Triticum dicoccoides isolate Atlit2015 ecotype Zavitan chromosome 4A, WEW_v2.0, whole genome shotgun sequence and contains these coding sequences:
- the LOC119288443 gene encoding LEAF RUST 10 DISEASE-RESISTANCE LOCUS RECEPTOR-LIKE PROTEIN KINASE-like 2.4 — encoded protein: MIASYGSLAPKRYTYSEVMKITSSRSNELGKGGYGVVFKGTLLDGRLVAVKFLHECKGNGGEFVNEVMSIGRTSHVNVVSLFGFCLEGSKRALIYEYMSNNSLDKFIYSEDPKEILGWDKLYVIAIGIARGLEYLHHSCNTRIVHFDIKPQNILLDKDFSPKIADFGLAKLCHTKESKVSMTGARGTIGFIAPEVHSRIFGVVSTKSDVYSYGMMLLEVVGGRRNVKSFVAKSSEKYFPDWIYDHFAQDEGLQACAITSETAEVARKMTLVGLWCIQVLPIYRPTITRVLEMFERSLDELDMPPKQNFGELVEISAHSMDVQSASSTSTRSERTSPVTSKTLQRLPTLCADNARESKKTSYNGFQLFEKVTYISQEQSHAHVDKLPSQKGNTISYEFCLPKIQLLEQLDIQDYKNDLWSKYGYFHNSGA